The sequence TAGATGGAGAAAGTTAGATTACAAAAATATATGGCTGATGCAGGCGTGGCTTCAAGACGTAAATCAGAAGAATTGATTGCTAAAGGTCACGTTAAGGTTAATGGCAAGTTGATCACGGAAATGGGTGTCAAAGTTGATAACCACGATCGTATCGAAGTAGATGGCGTTCCTATGGAAGAAGAGAAGAAACGTTATATTTTGATGTACAAGCCTCGTGGTGTTATTTCAGCCGTTTCAGACGATAAGGATAGAAAAGTTGTCACTGACTTGTTAGAAGATGATGTCCGTGAACGTGTTTATCCAATCGGTCGTTTGGATTATGATACGTCTGGTTTGCTACTATTAACCAATGATGGAGATTTTGCCAATCATTTGATGCATCCAAGATATCACGTCGATAAGACTTATATTGCTAAGGTCGAAGGTATTTTGACAACAGAAGAAATTAGAAAATTAGAAAATGGAATCAAGCTAAAAGGCTATACGACTGCCAAAGC comes from Companilactobacillus pabuli and encodes:
- a CDS encoding pseudouridine synthase; the encoded protein is MEKVRLQKYMADAGVASRRKSEELIAKGHVKVNGKLITEMGVKVDNHDRIEVDGVPMEEEKKRYILMYKPRGVISAVSDDKDRKVVTDLLEDDVRERVYPIGRLDYDTSGLLLLTNDGDFANHLMHPRYHVDKTYIAKVEGILTTEEIRKLENGIKLKGYTTAKAKVRVMSKDKKKNSSIVRMVIHEGHNHQVKNMFDAVGHKVEKLSRESYDFLTLDGLVSGQYRDLTRLEVATLKKKQH